One window of the Runella slithyformis DSM 19594 genome contains the following:
- a CDS encoding Uma2 family endonuclease, producing MVALLSPETTYSIEEYFELEAQSLEKLEYFDGKITKMPGASYVHSRIATNVLTALNVALMNTHFEVNNSDTKIHIPGIESFVYPDAVVICEKPLFYQGRVDTILNPLLIVEVLSPSTEEYDRGEKFYLYRSLASFKEYVVVHQKHALVSAYFRLNEKDWRTEDAANLSEAIHLQSINVTLKLSDIYRGIDLTVR from the coding sequence ATGGTTGCATTACTTTCGCCCGAAACCACGTACAGCATCGAAGAATACTTCGAACTGGAGGCGCAATCATTGGAAAAACTGGAATATTTCGACGGAAAAATCACTAAAATGCCCGGCGCCTCATATGTTCATAGCCGCATCGCTACCAATGTATTAACTGCCTTGAATGTAGCTTTAATGAATACTCATTTTGAAGTCAACAACAGCGATACCAAAATCCATATTCCGGGCATTGAGAGTTTTGTGTATCCGGATGCTGTGGTGATCTGTGAAAAACCGTTGTTTTATCAGGGGAGGGTCGATACTATTCTCAATCCTTTGTTGATTGTGGAGGTGCTGTCACCTTCAACGGAAGAGTACGACCGGGGTGAAAAATTCTATTTATATCGTTCTTTAGCTTCCTTTAAAGAATACGTGGTGGTTCATCAAAAACATGCTTTGGTTTCAGCCTATTTTCGATTAAATGAAAAAGATTGGCGCACCGAAGATGCCGCCAATCTTTCAGAAGCGATTCATTTACAATCCATTAATGTAACCTTGAAACTGTCGGATATTTATCGGGGCATTGATCTGACCGTACGATAG
- the corA gene encoding magnesium/cobalt transporter CorA, with amino-acid sequence MTPSPTTSKFGLSPGTLVYVGPEVAKDTTLKLVEYNEKYHEERVVRNLRECRISGEKPYISWLDVDGIHESEVIEAVGQLHHVHPLLLEDIMNTRQKPKIEFYNDTYVFVSLKMLYWRDQEGQLDAEHVSFLLGSNYLISFQEKRTNDIFGPVLDRIKASVGKTRRNGADYLLFSLIDLMVDTYLEILERMSEELEELEGQILAGKHKDPITQLYNLKRQLTLMRKYVWPLRDMLSQGLRENSKLIGKSTFPYFRDVHDHVTNVIESIDSNRELLTGLIDIHYSTLSSRMNSVMKTLTIYSAVFMPLTFIAGIYGMNFNNMPELRQPNGYFYTLGGMGVLAIGLLIYFRRRGWM; translated from the coding sequence ATGACCCCTTCTCCTACCACTTCCAAATTTGGCCTTTCGCCCGGCACGTTGGTGTATGTAGGGCCCGAAGTAGCTAAAGATACCACCCTCAAACTGGTTGAGTACAACGAAAAGTACCACGAAGAACGGGTGGTGCGGAACCTCCGTGAGTGTCGCATTTCGGGTGAAAAGCCCTATATCAGTTGGCTGGATGTGGATGGGATCCATGAATCGGAAGTGATCGAAGCCGTGGGGCAGTTGCATCATGTACATCCGTTGTTGTTAGAAGACATCATGAACACCCGCCAAAAACCTAAAATTGAGTTTTACAACGACACCTACGTGTTTGTTTCGCTCAAAATGCTCTATTGGCGTGATCAGGAAGGGCAGCTTGACGCCGAGCATGTGAGTTTTCTGCTGGGCAGCAATTACCTGATCTCGTTTCAGGAAAAACGGACCAACGATATTTTCGGGCCGGTGCTGGACCGTATCAAAGCTTCTGTGGGTAAGACCCGTCGCAACGGGGCTGATTATCTGTTGTTTTCACTGATTGACCTGATGGTCGATACGTACCTTGAGATTCTTGAACGAATGAGCGAGGAACTGGAGGAGTTGGAAGGGCAGATCTTGGCGGGAAAGCACAAAGACCCGATCACTCAGCTGTACAATCTCAAACGCCAACTCACCCTCATGCGCAAGTACGTGTGGCCTCTGCGCGATATGCTGAGCCAGGGCCTGCGCGAAAATTCCAAACTCATCGGCAAAAGTACCTTCCCCTACTTCCGAGACGTTCACGACCATGTCACGAATGTGATTGAATCCATTGATTCCAACCGAGAATTACTGACGGGACTGATCGATATTCATTATTCCACGCTTAGTTCGCGCATGAACAGCGTCATGAAAACCCTCACCATTTATTCGGCGGTTTTCATGCCGTTGACGTTCATTGCAGGAATTTACGGCATGAACTTCAATAATATGCCCGAACTGCGTCAGCCCAATGGCTATTTTTATACGCTGGGCGGTATGGGGGTACTGGCCATAGGGTTGTTGATCTATTTCAGACGGCGCGGGTGGATGTAA
- a CDS encoding HAD family hydrolase: MKDIKLVATDMDGTLLNSKGELSPSFYPILAALKDRGVYFAAASGRQYFNLEKRFESVKDDVIFVAENGSYVVYRNQELYVQALEREVVQALIKTARNIPNAFAIYCGKKKAYVESNAPELWAQFTKYFERYELVDDLLEVTDDECLKVSMCDLAGSATNSYPHFKEWEEALQVKVSAGIWLDISHKLATKGKAMNVLQQLHGITVAQTMTFGDYLNDLEMMQQSYYSYAMENAHAEIKHAARFRARSNDENGVLEVLEQLIAELTTEKNWAV, translated from the coding sequence ATGAAAGATATTAAATTGGTAGCGACGGACATGGACGGGACGTTGCTGAACTCAAAAGGGGAGCTGAGCCCGTCTTTTTACCCGATCTTAGCTGCGTTAAAAGACCGGGGCGTTTACTTCGCCGCCGCCAGCGGGCGTCAATATTTTAACCTTGAAAAGCGATTTGAAAGCGTCAAAGATGACGTGATCTTTGTGGCCGAGAACGGCAGTTATGTGGTGTACCGAAATCAGGAACTCTACGTGCAGGCACTTGAACGTGAGGTGGTTCAGGCATTGATCAAAACAGCCCGCAACATCCCGAATGCGTTTGCCATTTATTGCGGGAAGAAAAAAGCCTACGTCGAAAGCAACGCCCCCGAGTTGTGGGCGCAGTTTACCAAGTATTTTGAACGCTACGAACTCGTCGACGACCTGTTGGAGGTGACTGATGACGAATGCCTGAAAGTGAGTATGTGTGACTTGGCCGGTTCGGCCACCAACAGTTATCCGCATTTTAAGGAGTGGGAAGAGGCATTACAGGTAAAAGTATCGGCGGGCATTTGGCTGGACATTTCTCACAAACTGGCCACCAAAGGAAAAGCCATGAACGTGCTTCAGCAGCTTCACGGCATTACGGTGGCACAAACCATGACCTTTGGCGATTACCTCAACGATCTGGAAATGATGCAGCAGTCCTACTATTCCTATGCCATGGAAAACGCCCACGCCGAGATCAAACACGCGGCGCGTTTCCGGGCAAGATCAAACGATGAGAACGGCGTACTGGAGGTGTTGGAGCAATTGATTGCGGAGCTTACAACAGAGAAGAATTGGGCGGTTTAG
- a CDS encoding Uma2 family endonuclease, whose product MVALDEYVLRLPDEIRWDDAAFLAFCRMNDELNIERDADGNIIIMSPTNTLSGFYENKLLFVLELWNHSSMLGYTFSSSAGFTFADGSMRAPDASFILKARFDALPESEKNQFAHIAPDFVAELRSKTDSLSKLQLKMNSYLQNGVRLGWLIDLAGKEVWIYRQNGTVGRVSFTEGKVSGEEVLPGFEMELSVFE is encoded by the coding sequence ATGGTTGCATTAGATGAATACGTACTCAGGCTTCCCGACGAAATTCGGTGGGATGATGCCGCGTTTTTGGCGTTTTGTCGCATGAACGACGAACTCAACATCGAACGTGATGCAGACGGAAATATTATCATTATGTCACCCACCAATACCCTTTCAGGCTTTTATGAGAATAAGCTATTGTTTGTTCTCGAATTATGGAATCACTCTTCAATGCTGGGCTACACGTTCAGTTCGTCGGCGGGATTTACGTTTGCCGACGGCTCTATGCGTGCTCCCGATGCTTCTTTTATTCTGAAAGCCCGCTTTGACGCGTTGCCTGAAAGTGAAAAAAATCAGTTTGCGCACATTGCTCCCGATTTTGTAGCCGAACTTCGCTCCAAGACTGACAGCCTGTCAAAGCTGCAACTTAAAATGAATTCTTACCTTCAAAATGGTGTACGATTGGGTTGGTTGATTGATTTAGCGGGTAAGGAGGTATGGATCTATCGTCAAAACGGTACAGTTGGACGGGTGTCGTTTACCGAGGGAAAGGTGTCAGGGGAAGAGGTGCTGCCCGGATTTGAAATGGAATTAAGTGTTTTTGAGTGA
- a CDS encoding lysophospholipid acyltransferase family protein: protein MLIYSFLKFIVKVSLRFFFRRFQVHGLQQLRKAKGPLILAVNHPNTFMDPLIVATLVRQRVAFIANGSIFNRFTRSIFKYMHVIPVYRKKDTSDVPLSPAELNKMTFQRCYDYLKTKGTLLIFPEGTSEIERRLRELKTGTARIALGAEYENNFQLGLKILPIGLNYSDPTRFRSDVFINIGQPIALADFREKYNSQSFDTVEELTDLIHRRLAETVIITEDEEEDTLVKQIEHLYKNQLFEELALDSKAQKNEFDLVKQIITAVRYFEHHRPELFRSLQIKMANYLNALKKLRLSDETLARTQRLHRHLASAVILLIVGLPFYIAGLIINYIPYILPSKLAHLISTDITYRAPLMMTLGIFTFPFFYGLQLWGFQRIFHHTGLTLAYAICLPLSGFFVLWYWDNATRLSYVWQALRLFRQKPTLMQTLSVKRTEILKVLNEAKELYLKLGE, encoded by the coding sequence ATGCTCATTTACTCGTTTCTAAAGTTCATTGTGAAGGTTAGCCTTCGCTTCTTTTTTCGTCGATTTCAGGTGCATGGCCTCCAACAACTGCGCAAAGCCAAAGGCCCGCTGATTCTGGCCGTCAATCATCCCAATACCTTCATGGACCCATTGATCGTGGCTACGTTGGTACGCCAACGAGTCGCGTTTATTGCCAACGGCAGCATTTTCAATCGGTTCACCCGCTCTATTTTTAAGTACATGCACGTCATCCCTGTGTATCGTAAAAAAGACACCTCCGATGTGCCTCTCTCCCCCGCAGAACTCAACAAAATGACGTTTCAGCGGTGCTATGATTACCTGAAAACCAAAGGAACGCTCCTGATTTTCCCCGAAGGAACGAGCGAGATCGAACGCCGGCTCCGGGAGCTCAAAACCGGTACGGCACGCATCGCCCTGGGAGCAGAATATGAAAATAACTTTCAATTAGGTCTCAAAATTTTACCAATTGGCCTCAATTATTCGGACCCAACGCGTTTTAGAAGTGACGTATTTATAAACATCGGCCAACCGATTGCACTTGCTGACTTCCGGGAAAAGTACAATTCACAATCATTTGATACCGTCGAAGAACTAACCGATCTGATCCACCGACGACTGGCTGAAACCGTGATCATCACCGAAGATGAGGAAGAAGATACGTTGGTCAAACAAATCGAACACCTGTATAAAAATCAGCTCTTTGAAGAATTGGCGTTGGACAGCAAAGCCCAAAAGAATGAGTTTGACCTGGTCAAGCAAATCATCACGGCAGTACGGTATTTTGAGCATCATCGCCCGGAGCTTTTTCGGTCGTTACAGATTAAAATGGCGAACTACCTGAACGCCCTGAAAAAACTCCGTCTCTCCGACGAAACACTTGCCCGAACCCAACGTCTGCACCGTCACTTAGCGAGTGCCGTCATTTTATTGATCGTGGGATTACCTTTTTACATTGCCGGATTGATAATCAACTATATACCCTACATTCTTCCTTCCAAACTTGCCCATCTTATTTCCACGGATATCACTTATCGGGCACCTCTCATGATGACGCTGGGTATTTTTACATTTCCTTTTTTTTACGGGCTTCAACTTTGGGGATTCCAGCGAATTTTTCATCACACCGGATTAACCCTTGCATACGCAATTTGCCTTCCGTTAAGCGGTTTTTTTGTATTATGGTATTGGGACAATGCCACCCGGCTTTCGTATGTATGGCAGGCGTTGCGCCTTTTCCGTCAAAAACCCACTCTGATGCAAACGCTCTCCGTCAAGCGCACCGAAATTCTCAAAGTGCTCAATGAAGCCAAAGAGCTTTATTTAAAGTTAGGAGAGTAA
- the kdsB gene encoding 3-deoxy-manno-octulosonate cytidylyltransferase, translated as MIIGIIPARYASTRFPGKPLIDIQGKSMIRRVYEQASQAKCLSEVIVATDDERILNHVQSFGGKAVMTHPDHPSGTDRCWEAYCLGVRSQEPEAKGTSSYSSLLTSHSYVINIQGDEPFVAPEQIDELGAVLDGSVELASQMIPVSDHDVLFDVGEAKVIVNQSFEAIYFSRQVLPFLKGIDPKEWHNHHTYYRQVGMYAYRSDILEKITQLPVSDLEKAESLEQLRWIQNGYRIKMGLTAYESHCIDTPEDVEKVLRLMNA; from the coding sequence ATGATTATCGGAATTATTCCCGCCCGCTACGCTTCGACGCGTTTTCCCGGCAAACCCCTCATTGATATTCAGGGCAAAAGCATGATTCGGCGCGTGTATGAGCAGGCGTCGCAGGCTAAATGCCTTTCGGAAGTGATCGTAGCTACCGACGATGAGCGCATTCTCAACCATGTACAATCCTTCGGCGGCAAAGCCGTCATGACGCACCCCGATCACCCCAGCGGCACCGATCGTTGTTGGGAAGCGTACTGTTTAGGAGTGAGAAGTCAGGAGCCGGAAGCCAAGGGTACTTCCTCTTACTCCTCACTTCTGACTTCTCACTCCTATGTTATAAACATTCAGGGCGATGAGCCTTTTGTGGCTCCCGAACAGATTGATGAGTTGGGCGCGGTGCTGGATGGGAGTGTAGAGTTGGCCTCACAGATGATTCCCGTCAGCGACCACGACGTACTGTTTGATGTAGGAGAAGCGAAAGTGATTGTCAATCAATCGTTTGAGGCTATTTATTTCAGCCGGCAGGTGTTGCCGTTTTTAAAAGGGATAGATCCGAAAGAATGGCACAATCATCATACGTATTATCGCCAGGTAGGAATGTATGCATACCGGTCCGATATTTTAGAGAAAATCACTCAACTGCCCGTTTCTGACTTGGAAAAAGCCGAATCGCTGGAGCAGCTGCGCTGGATTCAAAACGGATACCGGATCAAAATGGGGCTTACGGCCTACGAAAGTCACTGCATCGATACACCCGAAGATGTGGAGAAGGTATTACGTTTGATGAACGCATAA